A DNA window from Nitrospira sp. contains the following coding sequences:
- a CDS encoding hypothetical protein (Evidence 5 : Unknown function; MaGe:77309069), which yields MARLAIAVPLVIGLIFLLLYFTFGNLRQAALVVLAIPFAMSRWSRGVADRRTLSLGSGLRRIHALFGVAVLNGVVKISDLNELRQEGMPLHEAALGLMPLLLASGLGSEIQRPLATVVIGGLISSTALTL from the coding sequence ATGGCTCGCTTAGCCATCGCGGTACCCCTGGTGATCGGACTGATTTTTCTCCTCCTGTACTTCACATTCGGCAATCTCCGCCAAGCGGCGCTGGTTGTGCTGGCAATTCCGTTTGCTATGAGTCGGTGGTCTCGCGGCGTTGCTGATCGGCGGACTCTATCTCTCGGTTCCGGCCTCCGTAGGATTCACGCTCTCTTTGGCGTAGCCGTTCTCAATGGCGTCGTGAAGATCTCGGACCTTAACGAGTTACGCCAAGAGGGTATGCCGCTCCATGAGGCGGCTCTTGGACTCATGCCGCTGCTTCTGGCCAGTGGGCTTGGCTCTGAAATCCAGCGTCCCTTAGCGACCGTCGTCATCGGCGGATTAATCTCGTCTACGGCGCTGACATTGTAG
- a CDS encoding zf-RING7 domain-containing protein (MaGe:77309071), which translates to MSQKLSPLLALQKLDLRILEITEQRRKIPERLTVAEAPLRADTQSLADAKAGLDALVKERRAHEKDLEVHESQTEKMKSHAANLKTNKEYQAHLFEIELANKKRGEFEEKILVSMDKVDQLQGTIKELQEKVNAAQALFAKEKQVLDVADKDLATELAQLETQQREAAKQVDQGLLARYTQIKQSRKDGAIAAVRDGMCTGCRLQIPPQLIAQVRRSEDLQVCPYCRRMLYWEGEVPVESHSALSVARKNDLELGESV; encoded by the coding sequence TTGAGCCAGAAACTTTCTCCCCTGCTTGCCCTGCAAAAATTGGATCTCCGTATTCTGGAGATTACTGAACAGCGCCGAAAAATCCCCGAGCGGTTGACGGTCGCGGAAGCGCCGCTTCGCGCAGATACGCAGTCGCTGGCCGATGCGAAGGCCGGTCTCGATGCGCTGGTGAAAGAGCGTCGTGCGCACGAAAAAGATCTTGAGGTCCACGAATCGCAGACCGAAAAAATGAAGTCGCACGCGGCCAACTTGAAGACCAACAAGGAATATCAAGCGCATTTGTTCGAGATTGAATTGGCGAACAAAAAGCGCGGGGAGTTCGAGGAAAAGATTTTGGTCTCCATGGACAAGGTCGATCAGCTGCAGGGGACGATCAAGGAGTTGCAGGAAAAAGTGAATGCCGCGCAGGCGCTGTTTGCCAAAGAAAAACAGGTGCTCGATGTGGCGGACAAGGATCTCGCGACGGAGCTGGCGCAACTGGAAACCCAACAACGCGAGGCGGCGAAGCAGGTCGATCAGGGCTTGCTCGCGCGCTACACGCAAATTAAGCAGTCCAGGAAAGATGGGGCGATTGCCGCCGTGCGCGACGGCATGTGTACCGGCTGTCGATTGCAAATCCCGCCGCAGTTGATCGCGCAAGTCCGGCGATCCGAGGATCTTCAAGTCTGTCCCTATTGCCGCCGGATGCTCTATTGGGAAGGCGAGGTTCCGGTCGAGTCTCATTCGGCATTGAGTGTGGCCAGGAAGAACGACCTGGAACTCGGCGAGTCGGTGTAG
- a CDS encoding Peptidase (MaGe:77309067) produces the protein MRHGMRIRRFTVAGVMLCVLLGIGGCETNPYTGRSQLLMTSVEEENQMGAQAYSQVKSDPKMKPSQDLREIEPVKRVAARIIEAAKRSKYGEMAQQFQWEVTVIKDDKTLNAFALPGGKIAVYTGIFSVAKTEAGLAAVMGHEVVHALARHGAERMSQGQLTNAALQVAGAAAGASGSNGLMSQAAMAALGAGAQVGVLLPFSRKHESEADYIGILLAADAGYDPRESVHLWERMAQHSGGGAQAEFLSTHPGHETRIAQLKKWMPEAMAIYETKPPVPAANLPVVGGS, from the coding sequence ATGAGGCACGGGATGCGGATAAGGCGATTCACAGTGGCTGGAGTCATGCTCTGTGTGTTGTTGGGGATTGGCGGATGCGAAACGAATCCCTACACGGGGCGCTCGCAGTTGCTCATGACGTCGGTCGAAGAGGAAAATCAAATGGGCGCGCAAGCCTATAGCCAGGTGAAAAGCGACCCAAAAATGAAGCCGTCGCAGGATCTGCGCGAGATCGAGCCGGTCAAGCGCGTGGCGGCGCGGATTATCGAGGCGGCGAAACGCTCGAAGTACGGAGAGATGGCGCAACAGTTTCAGTGGGAAGTCACAGTGATTAAAGATGACAAGACGTTGAACGCGTTTGCGTTGCCGGGTGGAAAGATTGCGGTCTATACCGGAATCTTTTCAGTCGCGAAAACAGAGGCCGGGTTGGCGGCGGTCATGGGGCATGAGGTCGTTCATGCTTTGGCGCGGCATGGGGCGGAGCGAATGAGTCAGGGGCAATTGACGAACGCGGCGTTGCAAGTGGCAGGTGCGGCCGCCGGCGCCAGCGGTAGCAACGGGTTAATGTCGCAAGCGGCGATGGCGGCGCTGGGGGCAGGCGCCCAGGTCGGTGTCCTCTTGCCATTTAGCCGGAAGCACGAGTCGGAGGCCGACTATATCGGGATTCTTTTGGCCGCCGATGCGGGCTACGATCCGCGTGAGTCCGTTCATTTATGGGAGCGGATGGCGCAGCATTCAGGTGGAGGCGCTCAGGCCGAATTCTTGTCCACCCACCCTGGTCATGAGACTCGTATTGCACAATTAAAGAAGTGGATGCCAGAAGCGATGGCGATCTACGAGACGAAGCCGCCCGTGCCGGCGGCGAACTTGCCGGTTGTCGGAGGATCGTAG
- a CDS encoding putative Histidine kinase (Evidence 3 : Putative function from multiple computational evidences; Product type e : enzyme; MaGe:77309070): MTSHPESDSLADIVDPDPEQTLRCSPPHYFTPFQGATPLSIEDLTKPQSLRVAANVLEAVPSMVAILDLNLKYIYANQCYVNMVNSDKPTWRGLTVEEYLPEYLHPIILPRVRRAANGVLGVRYRLNILAKDQARCIVVSYQPIFNSAGEPEFLIMSGSDVTELVAAEEKLIALQKHETMSQLVSGIAHDFNNFLSVITGASYLAQRKVQNPDALAHIKTIDKVIDKAAALTSQLMSYGCKQMLRPTVLSVHKTLEAMQALLRTSLRDNIHLSFDFRSNADHIRVDKTQFESAILNLVVNARDAMPDGGTLAIKTRPATQVETGWRLAEPTDVAPQGVALEVQDSGGGMTPDIARRAFEPFFTTKSPGQGSGMGLAMVYGFLKQSGGDIELKTSINRGACFRLYFPRVEAADDCILATELRPPSTWKRLNILLVEDDPDVANSINGMIEEIGHNCHREAAVNGALAWLRTHAGTTDALLTDINLSGPGSGLELLSTVKLRYPKIHVVCMSGIMHQDLMLDSDVLFLSKPIRESTLLNALHAI, from the coding sequence ATGACTTCTCATCCAGAATCCGACTCACTCGCTGATATTGTTGATCCGGACCCCGAGCAAACTCTTCGCTGCTCGCCGCCCCACTATTTCACACCCTTCCAAGGGGCCACACCGCTGTCGATTGAGGATCTCACGAAACCCCAGTCACTCCGCGTCGCCGCCAATGTGCTGGAAGCGGTCCCGTCGATGGTCGCAATTCTTGACCTCAACCTGAAGTACATCTATGCCAATCAATGCTACGTCAACATGGTGAATTCGGACAAACCCACCTGGCGAGGGCTGACGGTAGAGGAATATCTGCCGGAATATCTGCACCCTATTATTTTGCCCCGTGTTCGCCGGGCCGCCAATGGAGTCCTCGGTGTGCGTTACCGGCTCAACATTCTAGCGAAAGACCAGGCCCGTTGCATCGTTGTGTCCTATCAACCAATCTTCAACAGCGCGGGCGAACCGGAGTTTCTGATCATGTCGGGCAGCGATGTGACCGAGTTGGTCGCGGCCGAAGAAAAACTGATCGCACTGCAGAAGCACGAAACGATGAGCCAGTTGGTCAGTGGGATCGCGCATGACTTCAATAATTTTCTGTCAGTGATTACCGGGGCGAGCTATTTGGCTCAGAGGAAGGTTCAGAACCCTGACGCGCTCGCGCATATCAAGACCATCGACAAAGTGATCGACAAGGCGGCGGCCCTCACGTCGCAGCTGATGTCCTATGGATGCAAGCAGATGCTGCGACCCACGGTCCTGTCCGTGCACAAAACACTGGAGGCCATGCAAGCGCTGCTCCGGACCTCGCTCCGCGATAATATTCACCTCTCGTTTGATTTTCGGAGCAACGCAGATCACATTCGTGTCGACAAAACCCAATTCGAATCAGCGATTCTCAACCTCGTGGTCAATGCGCGGGATGCCATGCCTGACGGTGGGACGTTGGCTATCAAAACCAGACCGGCGACCCAAGTGGAGACTGGCTGGCGGCTGGCCGAACCGACCGATGTGGCCCCCCAAGGTGTTGCGCTTGAAGTCCAGGATAGCGGCGGCGGCATGACACCAGACATCGCGCGGAGAGCGTTCGAGCCGTTTTTCACCACCAAGTCGCCCGGACAGGGGTCTGGCATGGGGTTAGCCATGGTCTACGGCTTCCTCAAGCAAAGCGGCGGCGACATCGAGTTGAAGACCTCGATTAATCGAGGTGCCTGTTTCCGACTGTATTTCCCACGCGTTGAAGCGGCGGATGACTGCATCCTCGCCACCGAACTCAGGCCACCCTCCACGTGGAAACGGCTGAACATTCTCCTCGTGGAGGACGATCCGGACGTGGCCAATTCGATTAACGGGATGATTGAAGAGATCGGCCACAACTGCCATCGCGAGGCTGCCGTCAACGGCGCGCTTGCCTGGTTGCGCACCCATGCCGGCACAACCGATGCCCTGTTGACCGACATCAATCTTTCTGGGCCAGGCTCCGGCCTGGAACTGCTCTCTACGGTGAAGTTGCGCTACCCGAAGATCCACGTTGTCTGCATGTCAGGGATCATGCATCAAGACCTCATGCTCGACAGTGATGTGCTGTTCTTATCTAAACCCATTCGGGAGAGCACCTTGCTCAACGCGCTGCATGCGATCTGA
- a CDS encoding Ribonuclease (MaGe:77309068), with product MASPPPSIERIGIDESGKGDYFGPLVIAAVFVDAVTQDELALMQVRDSKKISDGRILDMAPDIKRICPHSIVAIGPQKYNELYAKIKNLNRLLAWGHARALENLLDKVSSTRAIADQFGDERLILNALQAKGRTIVLEQRHKAESDMAVAAASILARAEFLTRLNRLSEEVGVTLPKGASATVELAARMVVKKHGQERLEQVAKMHFKTTQAVLARLA from the coding sequence GTGGCCAGCCCTCCCCCATCCATCGAACGCATCGGCATCGACGAGTCGGGAAAAGGCGACTACTTTGGCCCGCTCGTGATTGCCGCCGTCTTTGTGGATGCCGTAACCCAAGACGAACTGGCCCTCATGCAGGTGCGAGACAGCAAGAAAATCTCGGACGGCCGGATCCTTGACATGGCGCCGGACATCAAACGCATCTGCCCCCACAGCATCGTCGCCATCGGCCCGCAGAAATACAATGAACTGTACGCAAAGATAAAGAACTTGAATCGCTTGCTGGCCTGGGGTCATGCCCGCGCCCTGGAAAATCTGCTCGATAAGGTATCGTCTACTCGCGCGATTGCCGATCAATTCGGAGACGAGCGGCTGATTCTGAACGCACTCCAAGCCAAGGGCCGCACGATTGTGCTGGAACAACGCCACAAAGCCGAATCAGACATGGCCGTCGCCGCAGCGTCGATCCTCGCGCGCGCCGAGTTTTTGACTCGACTTAACCGGCTATCCGAAGAGGTGGGGGTAACACTTCCGAAGGGAGCATCGGCCACCGTAGAACTAGCCGCTCGAATGGTGGTGAAGAAACACGGACAGGAACGGCTGGAACAGGTCGCAAAGATGCACTTCAAAACAACTCAAGCCGTACTGGCAAGACTCGCCTAG